A stretch of Phragmites australis chromosome 12, lpPhrAust1.1, whole genome shotgun sequence DNA encodes these proteins:
- the LOC133886225 gene encoding calcium-binding protein CBP-like isoform X2, whose protein sequence is MASYPPPGSGYPYGGGGGGYGAPPPYGSSPAPSAPPYGEKPPKEGKTSSVPPYYGAPPSTQPHPYGGGGYGAPPPSSSPYGAPPPSSSPYGAPPPSSSPYGAPPPSLSPYGAPPPSSSLYGAPPPSSAPYGAPPPSSAPYGAAGGYGSPFAALVPSAFPPGTDPNVVACFQAADRDGSGTIDDKELQSALSGYNQSFSLRTVHLLMYHFTNTNLRRIGPKEFTSVFYSLQSWRAIFERFDRDQSGKIDASELNDALLSLGYSVSPTVLDLLVSKFDKTGGQSRAVEYDNFIECCLTVKGLTEKFKEKDTTFSGSATFTYEAFMLTVLPFLVA, encoded by the exons ATGGCCAGCTACCCACCGCCCGGCTCCGGTTACCCctatggcggcggcggaggcggctaCGGGGCCCCACCGCCCTACGGCTCCTCCCCCGCCCCCTCCGCCCCGCCCTACGGCGAGAAGCCCCCCAAGGAAGGCAAGAC CTCCTCGGTGCCCCCCTACTACGGCGCCCCGCCCTCAACCCAGCCCCACCCCTACGGCGGCGGTGGATACGGTGCCCCGccgccctcgtcgtcgccgtaCGGGGCCCCGCCGCCCTCGTCGTCGCCCTACGGCGCCCCAccgccctcgtcgtcgccgtaCGGGGCCCCGCCGCCCTCGTTGTCGCCCTACGGCGCCCCGCCGCCCTCGTCGTCGCTGTACGGGGCCCCGCCGCCCTCGTCCGCACCCTACGGGGCCCCGCCTCCCTCGTCGGCACCGTATGGGGCAGCGGGCGGGTACGGGAGCCCGTTCGCGGCGCTGGTGCCGTCGGCGTTCCCCCCCGGGACGGACCCCAACGTGGTGGCGTGCTTCCAGGCGGCGGACCGCGATGGGAGCGGGACGATCGACGACAAGGAGCTGCAGTCCGCGCTGTCGGGGTACAACCAGAGCTTCAGCCTCCGCACCGTCCACCTCCTCATGTACCACTTCACCAACACCAACCTCCGCAGGATCG GGCCCAAGGAATTTACTTCTGTGTTTTACAGTCTTCAGAGTTGGAGA GCAATATTTGAGAGGTTTGACCGTGATCAAAGTGGTAAGATTGATGCATCGGAACTGAATGACGCTCTTCTCAGTCTGGGATATTCTGTTTCTCCAACCGTGCTAGACCTGCTTGTGTCTAAATTTGACAAGACTGGGGGCCAGAGCAGGGCGGTTGAATATGATAACTTCATTGA ATGTTGCCTCACAGTTAAG GGGCTAACCGAGAAGTTCAAGGAGAAGGACACAACATTCTCTGGGTCTGCAACTTTTACTTACGAGGCTTTCATGCTGACTGTGCTCCCTTTCCTCGTTGCATAA
- the LOC133886225 gene encoding calcium-binding protein CBP-like isoform X1, giving the protein MASYPPPGSGYPYGGGGGGYGAPPPYGSSPAPSAPPYGEKPPKEGKTSSAPPYYGAPPYGEKPPKEGKTSSVPPYYGAPPSTQPHPYGGGGYGAPPPSSSPYGAPPPSSSPYGAPPPSSSPYGAPPPSLSPYGAPPPSSSLYGAPPPSSAPYGAPPPSSAPYGAAGGYGSPFAALVPSAFPPGTDPNVVACFQAADRDGSGTIDDKELQSALSGYNQSFSLRTVHLLMYHFTNTNLRRIGPKEFTSVFYSLQSWRAIFERFDRDQSGKIDASELNDALLSLGYSVSPTVLDLLVSKFDKTGGQSRAVEYDNFIECCLTVKGLTEKFKEKDTTFSGSATFTYEAFMLTVLPFLVA; this is encoded by the exons ATGGCCAGCTACCCACCGCCCGGCTCCGGTTACCCctatggcggcggcggaggcggctaCGGGGCCCCACCGCCCTACGGCTCCTCCCCCGCCCCCTCCGCCCCGCCCTACGGCGAGAAGCCCCCCAAGGAAGGCAAGACCTCCTCGGCGCCCCCCTACTACGGCGCCCCGCCCTACGGCGAGAAGCCCCCCAAGGAAGGCAAGACCTCCTCGGTGCCCCCCTACTACGGCGCCCCGCCCTCAACCCAGCCCCACCCCTACGGCGGCGGTGGATACGGTGCCCCGccgccctcgtcgtcgccgtaCGGGGCCCCGCCGCCCTCGTCGTCGCCCTACGGCGCCCCAccgccctcgtcgtcgccgtaCGGGGCCCCGCCGCCCTCGTTGTCGCCCTACGGCGCCCCGCCGCCCTCGTCGTCGCTGTACGGGGCCCCGCCGCCCTCGTCCGCACCCTACGGGGCCCCGCCTCCCTCGTCGGCACCGTATGGGGCAGCGGGCGGGTACGGGAGCCCGTTCGCGGCGCTGGTGCCGTCGGCGTTCCCCCCCGGGACGGACCCCAACGTGGTGGCGTGCTTCCAGGCGGCGGACCGCGATGGGAGCGGGACGATCGACGACAAGGAGCTGCAGTCCGCGCTGTCGGGGTACAACCAGAGCTTCAGCCTCCGCACCGTCCACCTCCTCATGTACCACTTCACCAACACCAACCTCCGCAGGATCG GGCCCAAGGAATTTACTTCTGTGTTTTACAGTCTTCAGAGTTGGAGA GCAATATTTGAGAGGTTTGACCGTGATCAAAGTGGTAAGATTGATGCATCGGAACTGAATGACGCTCTTCTCAGTCTGGGATATTCTGTTTCTCCAACCGTGCTAGACCTGCTTGTGTCTAAATTTGACAAGACTGGGGGCCAGAGCAGGGCGGTTGAATATGATAACTTCATTGA ATGTTGCCTCACAGTTAAG GGGCTAACCGAGAAGTTCAAGGAGAAGGACACAACATTCTCTGGGTCTGCAACTTTTACTTACGAGGCTTTCATGCTGACTGTGCTCCCTTTCCTCGTTGCATAA